acaaagtttgatgattgtaggtcaaatagtgtctgaaatatagtaatttagctgtcaaataccaaaagtaggtcacggtgacctactttttggtcgacactaaccgaagactgaagacgcatcaactgacaaagtttgatgatcctaggttttacagtgcccaaaatatgcatttaaaattgaaaatgtgaaatttgaatatctgcaaaattcaaaaagtaggtcactgtgacctacttttttataaatatgtttcaaggcctcaagatgcatcaacttacaagatttgatgattctaaacctctcggtatttgaaataacaacttaaaatatatctataaatgataagccataaaattcagaaagtaggtcacggtgacctatttttcagttgacgcatttcaaggtcccatgatccaccaactgacaagttttgatgatcataggcttcaaagtgtccaagatatgcatcaaaattaattttaaaataaatacctgcaaaattcaaaaagtagctcaccgtgacctacttttgagacaacttgacacaaggtcctaagatgcatcaactgtcagaatttgatgatcctagtccttataatgactaaaatatcaaagatttaaggaaatataaatttaggtcaactttgaagtgaccttaagaccacgccctttgccccagggtaatgccttgaacaatttttaatctacaacatatcctcatccttatgtgtaagtttggtgataatctgcccagtggttcttgagaagaagattttttaacaaccactacttttgtttgtattttcctgattatctccccttgttaaagggtcacatccctctatttagtatgtatgaaagcccttgggccaatgataccctgtaacaaatttgaaaaaaattggccaaggggttcttgagttatagccctttttctaaaaagtttacgcacaccgcacaaatggccatagcattagctctttgagccttcggctcagaagagctaaaaatacaTAAGGAGGTATATAATAAAtctatcattactacagtaacttgatctgcAGAGTTGGATCatgtctcgttgacaggcgtggatcatcagatcaaacacAACACCTTGCATCtcatgtgatctgatgatccacaCCTGTCAACTCGACATGATCCAACTTTTCGGATCAAGTTACAGTAGTaataatgtatataatttatcatATACCCATCAATAATCCGTGTTTAGATACTGTTAAATTCACAGAGAGTGATCTGTTAAATTCACAGGGTGTGATCTGACTTTCTGGATCACCATACTGTGGTGATCCGATTCCAGATCATGTCTccctgaaactgatgacgtcaaaTCATCTATGCAATGTTTTTGTGGAAAATGATCATACTACATAACAGTTGAAATTGCATACACAAATATTATATCACTGGATGCTTGTCTTTTTGCTAATTAGGAATAAATTCAttatcatataaatgtatatttaaaaatacacaagGTGGTATATGATAAATTGATCATCACCActgtaacttgatccgaagaaaTGGATAATGTTTTGTTGACAAgcacggatcatcagatcaagaCTTGATGCTTTGTGTCTCGTTTGATCGAACTATCTGCACTCATTAACTCCACATAATTTGACttctttggatcaagttactgtagtaataatatatatatttaccagTGCCGATCCTGAAGGTCTGAAGTTAGTTGTGGCCCCTGGAGCCTCAAATGTTCCCACTCTTTGATGTGTTAGCTGGGTCTcattgatttgtttatttaaccACTGTATCACTGAAATAATCCAAAAAGCACCATTTGTCAAAATATTCTCTACATACAGgtatatatacaatcaatatcaaTCAGTTAAAAGAGAGAACCTGTACCGTAATGAACCCCAGTTGCACTCTGTCCTTTATTCACTCTCAGCGATACCATTGTTTTATTGCTTATTTAATCTTTTCCTTTCACACAAACAGAGAGGAGTAGGGACTACTTAACCAGAACTTaccattttcatttgttttcagaaGCTGTCTGCTTTCCTCCAGCTTTTGTACTGTAGTTTCTAAGTTATCTGACAGTTTTTTACTCTGAAAGAGAACATTAACAATTTCTGATATCTTCACTAATCACTAGTCCTCCACCTTCAATGAGTTTCCCAAAGAATGCTTATTGTCAGAACAATAATAAATCCAATCCACACTGGAATGATTCTATAAAATATGACCCTTCAAACAGTCACCCACGGCTCTGTTGTTATTCCATAACTCATATCAAAATACCCAAATTTACCCTCTCACCAATCCATTTCTATTGATGTCTCTCTTATATTCATCCTTTTGTacaagcagaatttttagcgaggatttaattttggcattattagcgaggGTGTTGAGatcactaaaattgaatatagctaacaatttattccctATCGTAGGTAACggttatctttcttggaattattaAGTTACTAGAATTAGACATCGCTAAATATATATAGCCATTTTTATGGGAAAATCGCTACATTTGTatctcgctaaaaattccacaTACACAGTATCCCTGCCCCATTCTTACCTCATCTTCTTTCTGCCTCAGATTCTCCTTTGTGCTGGCAAGTTCTTGTCTTAACCTTTCTAGTTCTTGGTCCTTTTCACCAAGTAACTTCTCTTGTTCATTAGCAATCTGACTGCGTAGCTtaacctgtaaaaaaaaaaaagaaccggATGACTGCTAGATGAAAACAGGGTATAACATATACTATTGTCTTTTGTTACTTAACATGTTTTCAAAATTGTACTCAATAGATTTCTATTTTTGATACCATTCCTCCAAGTGATCTTACCTTAGCATGGTAATTTTTTATCTCCCCTTGAAGTTTCTTTATAATCTCATTTCCCTTCATCAACTCCTCAGACATGGCTTTCACTTTGTTTTCCAGTTTGTGATTCTCCTTCTGCTTGTACTCTAACTCTTCTTCTAGACGAATCTATTTCCAGAAAGATAATAAACATTCAAGTTTTGCTAAATTCAATGGCAAAATGATCAGTGGCCATTTCCTTTCCTGTTGTACAAATTTGAAAGTAGTTAACTTCGTGCATAACCTTATATGTTAAGAATGGATTCTTGTCATAATTCAATTAAGATTTGCACCATAAGTACACATATTTCATTCAgttatgaaatatgtcattgaATCACAAAACCACATTACCTTTTTCTTCCTTACATTTGTAAAATCTAACGTTAAAATAAAGTCTGAAGAACTTGAATTATAGGGGCCTAATTTCGGAGGAGCTAATAGTGTtgcaatatacattgtacatttattcTCTCAACTGAAATTTGAAAGGACTGACTATTGTCTCCAGAAGTACAAGATTTTCAGAACTATGGGAATAAGTCTTGATTGTCAAAAATaagataatatatataaaatttgcaTAATATTTTGAACTTACAACCCTTGTTCAAGCAATTTTACATTCCCTATtcatcatttttaaaagaaaaacattgagagcattattttctcttatttatATTATCCAATACCCCTACTTTATTACACTAGTGTTTAATATTATGTAGAAAAAGTCGAAAAACTCTAAGCACTAAAAGTATGGGAGAAATAAAGTGCAAAATTCTAAAATTACTAATCTTTAGAGCTTGCTGTGCTTATTATCAGAGGAAATTCAGTCTAccttatattttctttgaatttgtCAGCGATAATTAATTCTGCCTTGCAAGAAGACGGAAATATGTTCTTACATAGTGTTTATGTCACAAGCAGGGGCATTTGTAATAAACCATTAGTAGATACAACTAATGTCTGCTCTAAAGGAATTTTGAAAGTCCACTGGTATGAAAACATGACCTTGACACAAAAACAAGAACTGTTACAATGATTTTTGTGTGTCAGTAGTGGCCAACAAAATATCACATCTCAACGCATCCAATAAATATGAGAAAAATCTATCCTTATAAAGGCATTGGATCATTCATTGAGTAGCTATCTTCTTGTGGAAAATCTGGAGAGTAAGAATTCTTTCAGAGAGGTGCTTTAAATCTATTTTACAAACCCTAAATAAATTTTGATACCCATAAGATATTTATCTACCTTTTTATCCTGTTCTGAGCCGAGTAGGTCTGTAGACTTGACAATGACCATCTCTTTGTCCTTGACCTCCTGTTCTAGGACTGCTACTCTAGtggtcagttgatggatcaatTTTTCCTTCTCGTGGTACTCCCCATCTAGAGAAGAGTTCTGCTTCCTTAAACTTTGCAGTTCCTGTTTGACTCGAAGGTGCTCCTCTTCCAAAGTAGAGAGTTTGGATTTTAGTTCCCTGATTGTGGACTCAGATTTATACTTCCTGTCTGTTAAATCCtatcaaataaaagatatggCTACTTGATCAATCCATGAAATGTTCTCTTCAAGATTTTGTCATCTGCAGGTATTTGCAAACTGTAATCAGATTTATGTAAGCCTGATTACAAGAAATAACAGACTGAACAAAACTTTCGACTTACTACATAAATGTATAGTGGCGTAATTTGTTGCATAAACTAGCATACTGTGAAATTATCACGAGTCTCTCTTAACATAGTGACTCTATTTTCAACAATGTTTGAAACAATTAtgatttaattcaaaattaatttcagtAAATGTTTTTCAGTATAACTCTTTTagaaacattttacattttaaaacttCCTTTTGTTTGCAATTATCACCATTCCATTAAAACTGAAACCTCCTGAAGTACAGCATAATGATTCCACATCAGTTGAGTGTGTagaatttcaataaataaaaagatatttAGACCAAGAGTCCACCTTGTTGACCCCTTCCATTTCATACAGCCTGGACTCTAACTGCTTCACTATCTTCATGTGTGCCTGCTCCATATCTTTCCTTTCCCTATCTTGCCTTTGCTGGAAACTACTTTGCATCTAATTTTTAGGAAAACAATATTCATTGTAAAAATGGTCTATTATCTGTTATACCATATAGTTAAACAATAACTCATTAGAAATACAATGTTCTTATATTCTAGGAAATTTAAACTGGCAATATCTATTACGTCATTTGGGAAATTATCGGATCAGCATTAAAATGTTAAAAGGTACAGGTTAACATAGCTTTTGGGTTTGCTGACATCACaatcaattattttcctaacaGAAGTGAGACAAAATTCTTGTGAAACACAAGCACAGTTTAGCATATTTcttcaatatttcattaaatgatTACCAATTCAAAtccaaattaaaaagaaaaaacatgtACACAATCAGAATTTGCACTTTCAAATggcaagaaaaaatatttacatatacatgtatttcttttagTACTGTAACAATATCATTCAAAATCATATCATTTCCTTTTCTTGTCAGAAATAAAGTCAAAAAACgactttaaaataattaatttgcTGACTGGGTGAACAAGTATCCATCTCCTTTGATCATAGCACACAATGCATGTTTTGACGTGcatactttttatgaaaatgtcgAATCCATGAAATTATTGAAGGAAGTACACCTTGGACAATCATATAAAGTCCAGAAGTTAATAAATATGTACCGTATAGTGTTTTTTTTCGTGGGTCTACAATTTAGCGATTTGATTactcaaaggtatgctaataattttagcggaatgAATTTTGGCAGACAAGAAGGAGCTATCTCTCTTGTAAGTATTGAAGTCACATTTGAGTGCATATTTGGCTAGTGTAATTTTAGaagaaagctatctaaccgctaaaataagccaaattaaTCACCCCACGGAAAAAAACCCTCTATACGGTACATACCAGATCTTGAACTCATATGCACACAATGCAGAAGGTcataaaaatgatgaaaaattcaCTCTTAATAGTACCTGAATCAGAAGATTCCCTCTTAAGATTATGCCACTTATGAAATAGCACTACACAGGAACATAACCTACGGTACTTTTAATGATCGATCAATATAAACTACAGATGAATGTTAAACTGTGAAATATGTTAATGTTATTGCACGTTATCTGTAAACTAGGAAgcattgttttagcacactaaaactgatgtctcctTTTCCATTTTCctctccccttccattttccatagtattttttatttaaaaaacgttTTTTAGGGATCATGTTTCAAGTGGAAAATCAAGAGTTATGGTACATAACAGTCACCAATATGTGCTTCAACTAAGGAACaatgttgtgaacatatgacaGTAAATTAAACTGcaaacataccaaatatcaaagacccagtcttcacgaaaactcacTAGCCCGACGCTACTAGATTTCACGCTGGGCTAGTAAAATCAGAGTACACACTGGCCCGATGGGCTAGTAAAAAATACGACTTATGTATGGTGCAAATTGTAGTTAGAAATCATCAGAGATCAAAGTCTTTAAAACGCTTCAGTCAGTGACTCTATTCTAACACTTCGACAAGAGTCTCGATGACATGATAATGGTGACCAAGTTAAAATAAACACTTACACAATGAAcacttttgaaaaatcaaaacgcaattaaaaagaaatgaaatttaatggctgttatttatttattttttgtcttgGGCTAGTAGATTTTTTTCTGGGCTagtgaattttgttttcacCACTTGCTTCTGATTAACTGTTAGAGATCAGAAAATAATATCATTCATAAATTTCACTTGCAAAGACTGATGTAATTCAGTGAATGTTCTTCAATGATGCATCAGTTGCCAAATTTGATGGCAAGAAAATGAATAAACTATCAACATAAAACAACTGAAACATGTTTAACTATATAATTAAGGAGTGCATTACCTTATAATGGTGAATGTTGGTATTCAATGGGTGTAAAAATGTACTTGgatgatcaaacatttttacacCAAACttgtgccaatattcaccaatataagtttaATAAATCTTCATTATTCGGTCATATCTGGAAAAGTTTGGTAGATTTCTGTATAGTGAATGTTTACCTGAATAGTTTTCTCCTTTTCTGTAGCCATCTCATGTTTATGTCTGGCTGCCAAATCATTCATTTTGGCAGTCCACTCTGCCTTTAGATGATCAAGCTCTATGGTCTTGCTATTCAATGTCTGCACAGATgtaaaatattgctacattgtACTGGTTAGGCATTACAGAATACATAAAATAATCACACTAATAAAAACAACCTTTTTCTATTACAACAATTTGTTTCATTCACCTCAGAAGTTTGCTGCAGTTTCTGATTTAAGTCTGTATCTGTGTGCTCTAGTCTTTGTTGTAATAAGGAATTAGTGTcctgaaaacaatttaaaaatgtaaacaCTTTCTTCTTCCACATCTTCTAAACTAGTTCACTACTTTATCCATGATCTAGAAAAACCAGTGACATAACCAACAAGATCTACCCCCGCCCcgcccccctccccctattaAATGCAAATTCTTGTAGAAATTTATACtaattgatatttcacatatatgaATGACCGTAACCATCACTAGATATAAAACTTTCAAATGACATCTCAATCCAAAGAGGTTCAATAATTGTGGTTGAGATCAAAAGTGTAGTCAGAGACCAATAAAGACAAGAAGCAGATCAAATAAAAATCTTTAATCATCAATCTCAGGGGCTTAATAATTCCTGAATCTGGAACTAGTCTCATAAAAATGAACTACAGCAATTATGAATAAAGAATGACAAAAATCGACCATAATGAAGTtttccatgtttttaaaatggaaCCTTGGATTTTTATACCTTGAATTGTTTTAAACAATCTGCTAAATACTTCTTAATGTCCGAGTCTGTCCCTGGTATGAACTTCAGACTGAGGTGAGTAAGATGTTTGAATGGGTTGGTTTCTATCACATTCAACACACAGGTTGTCCTCTCTCCATTAAATGATCCCTGGGAGATGAAATGTAACACAAATCTGAAAGACAAAAGCTATTTCACATGAGACAGACACATTATTCAGAAACCAAGAGAATTCATCTACATAgaaatattacacatttacttaaaattaaatttatagAAATTTCTTTCTTGTCTGCTCAACTTAACTGTTACACTAGTCAGATTTCATGTACAATATGGTATTTTTCCTCCTTATATACTTTagatataaatttcatattttatggaaaaaaataaCATGATGCAGTAATATCTTTTTATAATATACTCCAAGTTAGGtaatatatcatatcatatataaaGTTAGgttaattaaacaataaaatgctttctttgttgttttatcaggtgatgaaggtagctagcattaaagaaaaaattcaTACCCCACATAAGTGGATTATGCAagtttttctgcaatgattgctaccttcatcacccaataatacaacaaagaagacatttcattgtttatatctttatatatttttaaaaaaatataaactagatttaagtactaaaatttcatattgttgacccatttgttactTTAAACAAAACAACCAACACACCCTTGGACCAtgatgacactccatatttggtaaatGATTATGCGGATAGGTGGTACtaaaaatactgtatcaaaCTAGTTTAGAGCAAACACTTATTCATTGTCtaagatgaaagcaatgtcaaatCTAAGACAAAAGATTCAGTTaatgtaaatacagtaaaatatctgtatctcgaatatggtttatctcgaataccccgcttgagtcgaagtcgaccgccagtcccggccgttttccctatataaatgattttaaaaaacttctgatatttcgaacacggtaatctcgaataccccgcttatgtcgaagtattttcaaggtcccttgccctaaattcacctggtttatctcgaagtgcagtcaattttccgctctgcttaccatacctggtgTCGTAAGTCACAAATTCACACCTGAGGCTACaccaattataattaatgaccgctaatccatgctcgccttttccgagtagacccaggtcaACATAAATAGTTCAACAGCCTTCCAACATTACGGATTAAGtccaccgccaattatgaactaacacgcCCAATTCCAGGGAGGGTGTTTTGAAGGACACgct
This genomic window from Ostrea edulis chromosome 4, xbOstEdul1.1, whole genome shotgun sequence contains:
- the LOC125669578 gene encoding spindle assembly abnormal protein 6 homolog, with protein sequence MADELFTKRLPILVKSPDREDRREHVLLKMELQTITSPLHKKELVVRLTDERDLFFLYTLRLGEEDFQSLKTQQGLLVDFAQFPQKFIDLLDMCLREEHKEVPKFVLHFISQGSFNGERTTCVLNVIETNPFKHLTHLSLKFIPGTDSDIKKYLADCLKQFKDTNSLLQQRLEHTDTDLNQKLQQTSETLNSKTIELDHLKAEWTAKMNDLAARHKHEMATEKEKTIQMQSSFQQRQDRERKDMEQAHMKIVKQLESRLYEMEGVNKDLTDRKYKSESTIRELKSKLSTLEEEHLRVKQELQSLRKQNSSLDGEYHEKEKLIHQLTTRVAVLEQEVKDKEMVIVKSTDLLGSEQDKKIRLEEELEYKQKENHKLENKVKAMSEELMKGNEIIKKLQGEIKNYHAKVKLRSQIANEQEKLLGEKDQELERLRQELASTKENLRQKEDESKKLSDNLETTVQKLEESRQLLKTNENVIQWLNKQINETQLTHQRVGTFEAPGATTNFRPSGSALHNYSTSSYGSMNSQTDVPGPGSGVGIPRSYPNTHRQPQVQYNPGQPRRTGLPQPMTRASHPPSIPEETRPKSSQSSTVTGLSGGDKENDPPLDPKYLQKREEPIHLRGLGGRMESPPFIQTSVVPPVHATRVGQHTMASKTSQPPLASAYFPGQKMS